One genomic segment of Lolium rigidum isolate FL_2022 unplaced genomic scaffold, APGP_CSIRO_Lrig_0.1 contig_26076_1, whole genome shotgun sequence includes these proteins:
- the LOC124680714 gene encoding tyrosine decarboxylase-like: MATPTHCVMNGGTMQNGTAAVVDTAPPQRNFLDGEEFRRQGHQVIEFIAEYYGRIGDYPVNPRVTPGFLRNRLPADPPSRPEPDAFSSALEDIRDVILPGMTHWQSPRHLAHFPASSSTVGALGEALAAGINVVPFTWAASPAATELEMVVVDWLGKALHLPESLLFAGGGGGTLLGTSCEAILCAVAAARDQKLAEVGGKRIGDLVVYCSDQTHFAFRKAARIAGIQREHCREIATCHDDMFAMSPTELQACIQADVDAGLVPLFLCATVGTTQTTAVDPIGKLCAVASKHGVWVHVDAAYAGSALVCPEFGDVMEGVELVDSFSMNAHKWLLANNDCCAMWVKEPRALVAALGTEQEYILRDAASEGHEVVDYKDWTMTLTRRFRALKLWLVLRCYGTDGLREHIRSHVRMAEGLETMVRADARFEVVTTRRFALVCFRLRPLQSIGGEKTANDINRALLEQVNAVSLGPYVSSAKVGGMYLLRCAVGSTLTEERHVKDAWRVVQDQASAILAKMERLYKDLLQLPYPSY, from the coding sequence ATGGCCACACCAACGCACTGCGTCATGAACGGCGGAACCATGCAGAATGGTACGGCCGCGGTGGTGGACACGGCGCCGCCCCAGAGAAACTTCCTCGACGGTGAGGAATTTCGGCGCCAGGGTCACCAGGTTATCGAGTTCATTGCCGAGTACTATGGACGCATAGGCGACTACCCCGTTAACCCCAGGGTTACCCCTGGGTTCCTGCGCAACCGGCTCCCGGCTGACCCGCCGTCGCGCCCGGAGCCGGACGCCTTCAGCTCGGCGCTGGAGGACATCCGCGACGTCATCCTCCCCGGCATGACGCACTGGCAGAGCCCTCGCCACCTTGCGCACTTCCCGGCGTCAAGCAGCACCGTGGGCGCCCTCGGGGAGGCGCTCGCTGCAGGCATCAACGTCGTCCCGTTCACGTGGGCCGCCTCGCCGGCCGCCACCGagctggagatggtggtggtggactgGCTGGGGAAAGCGCTGCACCTGCCGGAGAGCCTCCTGTTCGCCGGTGGCGGCGGGGGTACGCTGCTGGGCACCTCGTGCGAGGCCATACTGTGTgctgtggcggcggcgagggaccagaagctggcggaggtgggcgggaaGAGAATCGGCGACCTGGTGGTGTACTGCTCCGACCAGACCCACTTCGCGTTCCGCAAGGCCGCACGCATCGCCGGGATCCAGCGTGAGCACTGCCGCGAGATAGCAACATGCCACGACGACATGTTCGCGATGTCGCCCACGGAGCTGCAAGCCTGTATCCAGGCGGACGTCGACGCCGGGCTGGTGCCGCTGTTCCTGTGCGCGACGGTGGGGACGACCCAGACGACCGCCGTGGATCCCATCGGAAAGCTGTGCGCCGTGGCGTCGAAGCACGGCGTGTGGGTGCACGTGGACGCGGCCTACGCTGGGTCGGCGCTGGTGTGCCCGGAGTTTGGCGACGTGATGGAGGGCGTGGAACTGGTGGATTCGTTCAGCATGAACGCTCACAAGTGGCTCCTGGCCAACAACGACTGCTGCGCGATGTGGGTGAAGGAGCCGCGCGCGCTGGTGGCGGCGCTGGGGACGGAGCAGGAGTACATCCTCCGGGAcgcggcgtcggaggggcacgAGGTGGTGGACTACAAGGACTGGACCATGACGCTCACCCGCCGATTCCGGGCGCTCAAGCTGTGGCTCGTGCTGCGCTGCTACGGGACGGACGGCCTGCGCGAGCACATCCGCTCGCACGTCCGCATGGCTGAGGGGCTGGAAACCATGGTGAGAGCTGACGCGAGGTTCGAGGTGGTGACAACCAGGAGGTTCGCGCTGGTGTGCTTCCGCCTTCGGCCGCTTCAGAGCATAGGCGGCGAGAAGACGGCCAATGACATCAACCGTGCCCTGCTAGAGCAGGTGAACGCGGTAAGCTTGGGCCCCTACGTCAGCTCCGCCAAAGTTGGTGGCATGTACTTGCTCAGGTGCGCCGTGGGAAGTACACTGACGGAGGAGCGGCACGTCAAGGATGCGTGGAGGGTCGTCCAGGATCAGGCATCAGCAATCCTTGCTAAAATGGAAAGGTTATACAAGGATCTACTCCAACTTCCTTATCCCTCCTATTAA